In Granulicella mallensis MP5ACTX8, the sequence CCATCGGCGAAACCGATGACGGCGTGCTTCTCTTCTTTGGCGTGAAGTGTTCGTTGTAGTTACAGCAGAGAAGGTGAAGCTGGCGGACATCACTAGTTGCCTTCCTTTAGATCTGCGGCTTCCGCAAGAGAGACATCTTTAGAGCTGGAGTAAAGCAAGGCGTTGAAGAGAAACTTGTAAGTGACCTCCGAGATGGCACGGTATTGCGGACGGAAGCCGAAGAGGATGATATGACCCTTGCCGACGTTCTGCTGCGCGATGATCGAGTTTCCTTTGAGAAGTTCGCCACCCTGAACCCATCCGCTGAGGAGTGGAGTCTCCGTACCGAATGAGGCGATGGATTGCGCGTCGGAACTTACATGGAAGACCGGGCCGTTTTCGTAAAAGATGGGCACGCTCGGTGTTGATCCGAAAGCGATCGGATTGTTTGTCTCAACCGAGACCTGCAGGATGGAACCGGGGATATAGAACTTGTGGCGGTCGATGCTGTCGAGTCCATTTTCGATGGCACCGCCCTTCTTTGTGTAGACCTCGGATGCGTGGTTGAGGGCAACGATAGTACCGCCATTGTTGGTGAAGGCTTCCAGGGCCGAGACGCCATCGGGGCCGAGGCCGCCAGTGAACTCAGGTGGTGTTTGCGGTGGTGGGGTAGCGCCGTCATTTGCGTTCGCTACGGAGCGACGGCCTCGGCCTTCGCCCCGGCCACCTGCGCCAGCTTGCGCATTGTTGCCGGTTGGAGGCGCGGCGGGCGATTCGCCTTCACCAAAACCACGGCTGCCCGAGGTGATGGCACGCGCCGAGTTGTCTGGAAGCACGATCACATCGAAACGCTGATCGAGACCACCCTTGCGGATATCGGCATCGACGAGCCTCGTGTACGGAATATGGTTTTGGTCGAAGATAAAGCGCGTCCAACCTTCATCCATGGACGGTACCCAGCTCTGGTAAAGGCCGACGCGCGGCAGGTGAACGGCGAGAGCACTGCCCGTGGGCACGGCAGGAGCGGCTTTGATCACGAGCGAAAAATCCGCTGCCAGTTTGCTGAGTTTCGCTTCAATTCCGGGCTGAGTAGGAATGTAGATGGTACCGGGGGCAGCGCCCGAAGTAAGGCGGTAAGCCTTCACATCTTGCGCGAGAAGAGCGAAGAGGGCATACAAGCTGGAGTTGGTGTTGTCAGCGATGAGATAGCCTGTGGGTGACTGGCCTTCAACGCGACCTGCCGTGGGTTTTGCCGTCGTAACAGGTTCACTGGATGCATCGAACTTGTCTTTTACTTCGACAGCATTCACGCCAAAGAGCAGCGGGAGAGTCTGGGCCGTAACGTCATAAGGTCGCTGCAGCGGGCCTCCGGGATACTCAGCGATGTTGGGGTAATGCTGGATCTCAAGGACAGTCTTGACAAAGGCGCCGAAGGGCTGCCCGAGCGGAACGATATAGCTGCCCGCGGCAAATTGCTGGCCGTTCGCCGTAAAGGGCGCCGTTGCGCGTTGGACTTCGATGTCAGCGATACGAAGCGTGTTGACGAGGCGTGCGGTGACGACGGGATCAGCCTGTTCGGCGGGAATAACCCAGGCGTAGGGCTGGCCTGACGTTCGGTTTACCGCGTGCTGTCCAATTGTGTAGAAGTTCGTAAGATAACGCTCGCGAAAGACGGCGGCGTTGTACGCAATGGAGAAGAAGGCGTCATGCTGGTAGTCGACGATATCGCTGAGGTGCCACCAGCCACCCTTCCAGGGATTAGGGAAGTTCCAGGCGGCGACTTTCGCATCGTAACCGATACCGCGGCCCAATCTTTCGAAGGGAGTGTTGACGGGTGTAGCAATGTTCACACTCGCGGATTCAGTCAGGATGCGAAGGCCGTTGTGAAGCGAGATGTAGTCACGGAGCGGTGACCAGAAATCATAGACACCATAGGAAAGGACACCAGTTTTGCCGGTTTGCGCGATCTCAAGCGCCGTATTGGAGCCCAGTGAATTAATCGAAGATATCAACAACGGATCGATGTTGGGATCGAAAGGATCCACGAAGGGCGGCAGGTAAATACGCGCCGCATTTTCACCTTGCTGGTGCATGTCATAGAGAATTTCTGGATGCCAGCGGTTGAGGACCTTTTCGACGGTGAGGCGTGTTTCTACTTGAGTGAAGGTCTCCCAGTCGCGGTTGTCATCGTGACCGGTGTAGTGATGCCAGATGACGGGAGGCTGTGCTCCCTCATAGGGGGTGCCGAGATACTTCTTGTACCAATCGACGACGAGCTGTTCGCCGTCGGGGTTTTGCGATGGCACCAGAACAATGATCACGTTGTGCAGGATGGACTGGATGCGCGGCGTGTTTTCCGTAGCTAGTTCATACGCAAACTGCGCAACGCTCTGTGAGCTGGCGATTTCAGTCGAATGAATATTCGCAGTCACGGCGATGATGGTCTTGCCTTCTGCGATAAGCGTTTTAGCTTCTTCAGGTGTGGTGATACGAGGATCAGACAGCCTGCGCTGGATGTCTAGATAGTGATCCAAATGTGCGAGATTCTCCGGCGCTGAAATGGTGACAGCGATGAATGGCCGGCCTTCCGTGCTTTTCCCGAGTTCTTCGTAGCGAATGCGGTGGCTCTCGGTCGAGAGCTTTTTGTAGTAAGCCGTAAGCTGATTCCAGTCAGCCAGCTTGCGGTCCGCACCAAGTTTGAATCCGAAGGCTGATTCCGGAGAAGTAATGGCCTGCTGCGCTGTGGCGGCGCCGATGCCGACCAAAAAAACAAGAAGTGCTGTAACTCGTTTCATAGACTCCTCAAACGCTGCTGATCGTTAGGGACTGAAGGCTCTTCTCTCGGATAGCACTGAGCACAGTGCGTCCATTGGATGACAAGCTGAGTAGTCAGTCTGAATGATGAGAAATTGATTTTTGGGGCAGGGCGCTACGAACGAGCGGGCATGAAACAACAACACAGCGTCAGGGGATGACGGGAAGCCACGGAATGGCTGAGTTGTTTCATATATCACATACTATACATGGAGCATTCCGAAATGCTAGTCATGCGGTATAAAAAATACTACCTAGCATTTCTTATTAATCGGATGAGCCTGGAAGATTACAACCCTGGCAGAAATTGCTCGCTCTACGCTGACCTCAAGCTGCTCCGAAACGAATTGAGACAATTATGAAAGAATCATCGAGCAGATTGAATACCTTCATGTCGACTACCTTTCAGAAGCTACCTAAAGCCCCTAACCTAACGGAGATGACATATCTCCGCATCAAGCAGAGCGTGCTAACCGGCAGTATAGAACCCTCTTTTCGGCTAACTGAGGAGCATATCGCCACCCAGCTCGGTGTCAGCAAGAGTCCAGTCCGGGAAGCATTGAATCGCTTGGAGGGAGAGGGATTAATTCGGATCGAGGCGCGACGCGGGGCGTCCGTGCGGCAGTTCTCTCGCAAAGAGGTTACCGATCTCTACAACTTGCGGGTTGCATTGGAGCTGCATTCGATTTCTGACGCCTCAATCACTCGTACGGTCCTTAGTGAGCTGGAGGAAAGCATTAAGCGCACGGAAGAAATCCTGAAAGCTGGGGACCGTTTGGCACATATCGAAGAGGATCTCCGCTTCCATCGAATTCTCGCTGAGGCCACAGGGAATGGAGAACTATGCAGTGTCTTCGAAAACGTGCAACAGAAGACATTGCTATGTCGTTATAGATCCTATGAGCTTTCAGCAACGTCGTCGCCGCTAACCCACAAGAAGATCTATAAGGCTCTCACGCAAGGCCGAATCTCTGAGGCGCAGGATGCGATGCGGAACCACATCGTCTACGTGCGCGATCGACTGCTGGAAGACATTGACAATCGTTGAGAGACTCCCGCTGTGGCGCAGCTTGCCATCGCCGATATATCGGAGCCTTCTTTTTCTGATGGCACTGAGGAGCAGCAACACCGCTGGACGCAGGTGTATGACATTGCGCGCTTCGATGCGACTCAGCGGGAGCTAATAGATGGTTTCCATTAGTCATGCCATATCGAGATGGCACGACACCACCGCCAACGTTACTAATCTCGTCCAAGGTAAAGCCCTGACACAGCATCGATGGAGTTGCCAATCGTGCCGCGAGGGCTTGGCACTATAGTGACTCTGCTGTTCCAAGCGGTATCGCGTCTCCGGTTAGTTCTGGGGTGTTGGATGAAGGTATTTTTCGAGGAAGGCCAATTGGCGTTTGTAAGAATCCAGACGATGCTCCGGTTGCTGGAATCCATGCCCCTCATGTGGATAGGTCACATAGTCATAAATCTTCCCGTCCTTTTTAAGGGCTGCGACAAACTCCTGTGATTCCTGCGGAGGCACCTGCGGGTCCTCTTCGCCGTGCATGACGAGCAGTGGCGTTGTGATCTTATTCACGTCGGGCAGAATATTGGCTTTGCGATAGATGCTAGGCTTGGCTTCGGGCGGGCCTCCCATCTTTGTCTCCCAGCGGATGCGGGAGTTGCGGTTGGTGTACTTCAGGAATAAAGCCCGATCCACAACCCCAAACATTTCGATCGCTGCTGCAAAGGTGTCGGGGAGTTTGGTAACTGCATTTGCAACGATCGTGCCTCCATGACTTCCGCCTCCGATCGCTACCCGTTGAGGATCAGCGAGACCTTTATTTACGAGTGCTTGTACAGATGCTCCGATGTCGTCGATTTCTCCCCCACCTGAATCTTCGACGTTGAGATTGCGAAAGCGCTCGCCATACCCGGTGCTGCCGCGAAAGTTCGGCTCAAAGACAAGGTATCCCTCCTGCGCGAGATAGAGCGACCATGGGGTCAGACTGAGAACGACCTGAGCCTCCGGGCCGCCATGAGCCCATATAACAAGCGGGTAACGGGTTCCATCCTTATAGCCTTTCGGCTTATAGAGAATTCCGGCGAGCGGAAGGCCGTCTTTACCCTGGAAGTGGAAGACTTCGGGTGCGGGAAGATTGGCCTGCTCGTATTTCGAGGGAGGTAGCGGATTAAGAGGATGAGCTTCACCTCCGTTTGTCGCTGCGGTATAGGTTGCCGGGGAGCGGAGGGCGGTTCCTCTCTGAAAATAAATCGTTGTGCCGTCGGGTGACCATTGCGGATCGGATTCAACACCTGCGAGATGGGTGAGACGGCGTGGTTTTGATCCATTCAAGGGCACGATCCAGATGTGATGTTCCTCAGCAAATTCGCGGTTAGAAACGATAGCAATCGATTTTCCATCGGGGGAGTAGACAGGGGTTTCATCTTCACTCTCACCCTTTGTCAGCTGCTTTGGTTTTCCTCCCGAGGCGGGAATGAGAAAGACCTTGTCCCAGCCGGTTTCCTGAAAACCACTGCTAAGGTCTTGCTGTCCGGTGACCAGGCTGCGGTGTCGATGGCCCATGCTCCTCCACGATCGTTGCTGGCTACATAGATATCCCTTGCGGAACCTTTTGCCTTGCCGCTGGCCTGATCGAAGGCGAACACTTTGAGTTTGCCCGAGAAATAAGGGCGAGAACGTTCGGTGTAGGATATGCGGGTGCCATCGGGCGACCAGGCCGGGTTCGGGGCGAAGCGGTCAGAGGAGACGGCATCTCCATGGTCGGGCGATGGGTTGTTGGTGGCGTCTTCACCGGTATAGATTTCAGCAGGAGCGAGATCGTTCTTTGTTTTGCCATCTTCGCTGACGACCCAGAGCTCATTCCAGCCTTTGCGCCCAGACTCATAGAGAATCCATTTGCCTTTCGGATTCCATTTCGGTAGATGATCGGTAGCTCCACGTGGATCTCCTGGACCTACAGGGCCATCGGTAAGTTGCGTGGGTTCTCCGCCGCTTGCGGAGACGATCCAGATATCTCCCTGGCTGACATAGGCGAGTTTATTGCTGTCAGGCGACCAGCTTACTTCAGACTTGGCGCCGGATGTGGTGGTCACAGGAATGGCCGGCCCTCCAGTTGCTGGTTCAAGAGCTATCTGTCCTTTCTGGATGACGGCGAAATTTTTTCCGTCAGGCGAGAGAACGCCAGGGCGTGACGGAGCTGTCGTAATAAGATCTTCAATCGTGATGTGAGCTGATTGCGCCATCAGGGGCGAGGCGACGAGGATCAGCAAAAGAGAGGTGAGCGTTCTCATGCGAATTTTTCTCCATTCATGATGGCGCGTTCTTAGAACGTGAACTTGCCCAGTAGTACAAGAACGCGACCGGAGACGATGGCGCCTTGTCCGGTTCCATAGATACTGGTGGGCGAACTCACTGTGCTGGTGATAAGGCCAACGGATCCGGAAGCCGCATTTCCCGTGGGTACAGCAAAGTTGGGATGATTGAAGAGGTTATAGGCGCTGACTCCAAACTCGAAAGCAGCACGTTCCTTAACCGGAATTTTCTTGGTCAGCTGGCTGGCTACGGTGAAGAAGCCTGGTCCTCGGAAGCTGTTTGGGGCGATGTTGCCGAAGTCAGCCTGCTGGGCTCGTGTCGCGAACTGTGCGGAGGTAAAGCAGGGCGTCGTGACGGCAGAGCGCGAGCAACTCTTGGTCAGATTGGGACTGAGAAGATCGGACAGAACTGTCCCTCCAAAAGTCGTCGAGAGATTGCCGGGGATCTGACTGTTTGTCACCGAGAACGGACGGCCACTATAGAGATAGAGCTTGCCGCCGAAGGTCCAGTTACCCAGGGTCGATTGGAGCCAGCGATTATTCTGCTTTGGGCTCGTCCAGAGCAGATCGGCGGTAAAGTTGTGGCGTGTATCGAAACCCGTGGGTCCATATCCGGCCCGGAGGTTATAGGGGTTGTAAACGAATTGTGTGGTGGAGGTGCCGGATGGCGGATCAATTTGAAGCGCGTGGCTCCAGGTGTAGAAGGCCTGTGCCTGAAATCCGTAGCTGAAGGCATGGCGGAACTGAGCGACGAGCCCGTTGTAATTGGAATAGCCGGAAGTAAGAACCTGGCTTACCGTAGAGAAGCGCGGGTCCGGGATGGAGGAAGGCAGGTTGCCGAATCCGCCTGGATAGCGGCTAGGTGTACCGATATAAGCATTGGCATCCGCATTCGTGATTGCTTCGTCGTATCCATGATTGCCGGAATACGTGAGCACAAAGACATCGCGGGGAGTGATGGGTTGCTCGATTTGAAGGCTCCACTCGATGACCTTGATGGTATTGAAGTGGTCGGGATAGGCATAGAAGGTCGGAGTGGCGAACTGAACTTTGCCGAGCGCGGCCTGGAGATTGGTGAGATTATCTCCGTTAGAAAAGCCGTTCTGGAAAGCATGATTGGACTGGAAGGCGACAGACTGGGCACTGTTCGTGTCGCTATTGAGGCCTACATTTCCATAGCTAACTGTAGGAGTAAATTTATTCGGTGCATTGCCGAAGATATTCGCGGCAACGCTGCCCGCGAAGGTATTGGCAAAGAGTCCGACGCCACCGCGGATAACGGTTCTACCTTCACCGAGAGGCGACCAGGCGATGCCAATACGAGGTTCGTAGACGAGCCCCTCGAGGTTTGCGAAGGTCTTATTGAGACCCGTTTGGATGGTGGTGTTATAGGGAACTGCGGCTCCGGCTTGATATCCCGAAGCCAGGAATTCTGTATTCAGACGGGAGAAGCAGTCCTCTTTGCAGGAGGGATTGCCCTGCAGTTCGAAGCGGACTCCGTAAGTGATGTTCAGGTTCTTGCGGGCTCTCCATTCATCCTGTCCGTAAAAGCCGAGAGAGTTGAGACGGGTATGGGCCGTTGTCAGCAGAGGAAAAGACTGCGTGAATTTGCTGCCGGTGCCTGTGCTGTCGACCGTGCCGACAGCGAAGTCGGTGAGATCGGTAAAGGTATAGGCTCCGATGACCGATCCGGTGGAGATGCTGGAGTCAGAGATGCGGTTATTGCGATCGTTGACTCCGGCTTGAAGAGTATGACGGCCGCGGCTCCATGAGACATCG encodes:
- a CDS encoding M14 family zinc carboxypeptidase, which translates into the protein MKRVTALLVFLVGIGAATAQQAITSPESAFGFKLGADRKLADWNQLTAYYKKLSTESHRIRYEELGKSTEGRPFIAVTISAPENLAHLDHYLDIQRRLSDPRITTPEEAKTLIAEGKTIIAVTANIHSTEIASSQSVAQFAYELATENTPRIQSILHNVIIVLVPSQNPDGEQLVVDWYKKYLGTPYEGAQPPVIWHHYTGHDDNRDWETFTQVETRLTVEKVLNRWHPEILYDMHQQGENAARIYLPPFVDPFDPNIDPLLISSINSLGSNTALEIAQTGKTGVLSYGVYDFWSPLRDYISLHNGLRILTESASVNIATPVNTPFERLGRGIGYDAKVAAWNFPNPWKGGWWHLSDIVDYQHDAFFSIAYNAAVFRERYLTNFYTIGQHAVNRTSGQPYAWVIPAEQADPVVTARLVNTLRIADIEVQRATAPFTANGQQFAAGSYIVPLGQPFGAFVKTVLEIQHYPNIAEYPGGPLQRPYDVTAQTLPLLFGVNAVEVKDKFDASSEPVTTAKPTAGRVEGQSPTGYLIADNTNSSLYALFALLAQDVKAYRLTSGAAPGTIYIPTQPGIEAKLSKLAADFSLVIKAAPAVPTGSALAVHLPRVGLYQSWVPSMDEGWTRFIFDQNHIPYTRLVDADIRKGGLDQRFDVIVLPDNSARAITSGSRGFGEGESPAAPPTGNNAQAGAGGRGEGRGRRSVANANDGATPPPQTPPEFTGGLGPDGVSALEAFTNNGGTIVALNHASEVYTKKGGAIENGLDSIDRHKFYIPGSILQVSVETNNPIAFGSTPSVPIFYENGPVFHVSSDAQSIASFGTETPLLSGWVQGGELLKGNSIIAQQNVGKGHIILFGFRPQYRAISEVTYKFLFNALLYSSSKDVSLAEAADLKEGN
- a CDS encoding GntR family transcriptional regulator, producing the protein MKESSSRLNTFMSTTFQKLPKAPNLTEMTYLRIKQSVLTGSIEPSFRLTEEHIATQLGVSKSPVREALNRLEGEGLIRIEARRGASVRQFSRKEVTDLYNLRVALELHSISDASITRTVLSELEESIKRTEEILKAGDRLAHIEEDLRFHRILAEATGNGELCSVFENVQQKTLLCRYRSYELSATSSPLTHKKIYKALTQGRISEAQDAMRNHIVYVRDRLLEDIDNR
- a CDS encoding S9 family peptidase, which gives rise to MVTGQQDLSSGFQETGWDKVFLIPASGGKPKQLTKGESEDETPVYSPDGKSIAIVSNREFAEEHHIWIVPLNGSKPRRLTHLAGVESDPQWSPDGTTIYFQRGTALRSPATYTAATNGGEAHPLNPLPPSKYEQANLPAPEVFHFQGKDGLPLAGILYKPKGYKDGTRYPLVIWAHGGPEAQVVLSLTPWSLYLAQEGYLVFEPNFRGSTGYGERFRNLNVEDSGGGEIDDIGASVQALVNKGLADPQRVAIGGGSHGGTIVANAVTKLPDTFAAAIEMFGVVDRALFLKYTNRNSRIRWETKMGGPPEAKPSIYRKANILPDVNKITTPLLVMHGEEDPQVPPQESQEFVAALKKDGKIYDYVTYPHEGHGFQQPEHRLDSYKRQLAFLEKYLHPTPQN
- a CDS encoding DPP IV N-terminal domain-containing protein — encoded protein: MRTLTSLLLILVASPLMAQSAHITIEDLITTAPSRPGVLSPDGKNFAVIQKGQIALEPATGGPAIPVTTTSGAKSEVSWSPDSNKLAYVSQGDIWIVSASGGEPTQLTDGPVGPGDPRGATDHLPKWNPKGKWILYESGRKGWNELWVVSEDGKTKNDLAPAEIYTGEDATNNPSPDHGDAVSSDRFAPNPAWSPDGTRISYTERSRPYFSGKLKVFAFDQASGKAKGSARDIYVASNDRGGAWAIDTAAWSPDSKTLAVVFRKPAGTRSFSFPPREENQSS
- a CDS encoding TonB-dependent receptor; amino-acid sequence: MSYRRIGVHLLSVVLFFSFVFASAQTITSGTVVGFVTDSTGAFVSSAEVTIRQADTGTVQTTKTNASGQYRFPFLKPGEYVVSAEATGQSTNQAHFSLLVGQEQQVNLTLAIQSISQSVNVSSDTPLLETENANQATAYGLKEVANMPVNGGDITNIAFTTPGLRLNVGGGTTNFNVNGLPFSSALFTMNGADITEPYNLNNKSGASNNTLGANDIQEAAVVVNAFSAQYGRMAGAQVNYISKSGTNLFHGNLAENYNDAIFNANDYFNNLTGTPRGRADANQYAASIGGPILRDKLLFFANTEGLRYALPSSGVISLPSPQFQQYTLAHIPAASIPYYQQLFALYNAAPGVNRAVPVTNGTGPLQDGNGNLGCGKETFPGAYVNGTSGAQFGKDVPCSVAFGTNAASLNTETYVSGRVDYNISDKQKIYFRLSRDWGIQASATSPISPLFNQQSDQPWTIPQVNYTYAITPNLVNNFIASGNWYSAVFGVANFPAAEAAFAGNITFNDGGANGSANSSTGTGFANVNALLPTGRRGEQFQLIDDVSWSRGRHTLQAGVNDRNNRISDSSISTGSVIGAYTFTDLTDFAVGTVDSTGTGSKFTQSFPLLTTAHTRLNSLGFYGQDEWRARKNLNITYGVRFELQGNPSCKEDCFSRLNTEFLASGYQAGAAVPYNTTIQTGLNKTFANLEGLVYEPRIGIAWSPLGEGRTVIRGGVGLFANTFAGSVAANIFGNAPNKFTPTVSYGNVGLNSDTNSAQSVAFQSNHAFQNGFSNGDNLTNLQAALGKVQFATPTFYAYPDHFNTIKVIEWSLQIEQPITPRDVFVLTYSGNHGYDEAITNADANAYIGTPSRYPGGFGNLPSSIPDPRFSTVSQVLTSGYSNYNGLVAQFRHAFSYGFQAQAFYTWSHALQIDPPSGTSTTQFVYNPYNLRAGYGPTGFDTRHNFTADLLWTSPKQNNRWLQSTLGNWTFGGKLYLYSGRPFSVTNSQIPGNLSTTFGGTVLSDLLSPNLTKSCSRSAVTTPCFTSAQFATRAQQADFGNIAPNSFRGPGFFTVASQLTKKIPVKERAAFEFGVSAYNLFNHPNFAVPTGNAASGSVGLITSTVSSPTSIYGTGQGAIVSGRVLVLLGKFTF